TATCTATAAGGTGCAGAATGACCTGTACAGGACCAAAGAGTATTACGAATATGCCCTGGATTTTCTGATCCGGAACGGCTACCAGAACAGCATTGATTTTACTTTTGTCTACTCTAATTATGTTGAACTGCTATTTGAACTGGAGGAGTATGAACTGGCCGAGGAAAAGCTTTCGATGATCGATCTGAAAAAGCTTAATATTAATCCGGTTATTGAATTCCGCCTGCACACTACAAAAGCATCCCTTTATTCGTTGCTGAACAATTATGATTTGGCACAAAAACATTTCGAGGAAGCCCTTAAAATTTTCAAACATCCATCTACATTAAAGGAGCATATTAGAGATGTCATCAATTACTTTTATGATGTCATTGGGTTTCATATGTTGTATGAGGAGTATGATCTGGCACTGGAGGAGTGTGACAATGCCTATATCTTTATTGAGACCCTGGACCCCCACGCCATTAAATCCAAGATTATTTACCAATCCGATATTTCTTACCGGTCTGCCACCATTCATTACCGGCTGGGAAATCTTGAAAAAGCCCTGTGGATTGTCAATAGCAGCATCGAGGTTCTGAACACTTTCCTCAGCCGCTTTTCCATTGAGGGATCAAGTAATGCCAGAAGTAACGAACTGGCCACCGGCCTCCCGGAACTTCATGTTCTGAGAAGCCGGATCCTTTTTGAACAGTTCCAAAGGTCCCGGAATTTTGAGGACCTGCTCAGGTCCTACGAGGCTTACCAGAAGGCCATTGAGACCCTGAATTATATGAAGCTGGCCATGAGCGACGAGGATAGCCGGCTGTTCGCCACGTCCCAGATTCTGGAGGTATACAGGGAGGCGGTTTACACCGGAAAGATGCTTTACGATTTGACCGGCGAGACCAGCTATCTGGAACAGTCCTTTATGTTTGCCGAGACCAGCAAGTCCTTTGCCCTCTACAGTGAAATTAAGGATGTGGAAGCCATACAGTTTGCCGATCTGCCCGAAGAGGTCAGGCAAAAGGAGAATCGCTTTATGGGAGAGATACAGGCCTATGAGGAGCTGCTCTATAAGGAGCAGATCAAGTCCGATCCGGATAGTTCCCTGATAGAGTTTTTTAAGGAAACCCTGTTTCACCTGAAAGATGACTATGACTATCTCAAGCAGGATATTGAAGAAAAATACGCAAACTACTATGAGTTAAAGTACAATCCCAGATTTGTTTCTTTAAAGGATGTTCAGGATAAACTATCCTACCGTGATGCCCTGATCGAATATGTTTTATCCGATACTTTGCTGATCACCTACGTGGTGGACAGGAAAGGGATCCATGTGTTCTCTCAGGAAATCGGGCCGGAGTTTGACACAGAATGTCTGGAGTATTATGCTCTCCTTAATAATCAGAATTTCAGCGGGGGGGTACACGACAATTACCGGAGGTTTGTGAATCTTGGATCCAAGTTCTACAAGATCCTGATAGAACCCTGCCTGGAATATACCGACCGGGAGAACTTTACCATTGTTCCCGATGGTGCCATCACCTACATTCCATTTGAAGGGCTTATCACCCGGGCTACGGATACGGAGCACATAAATTATATGGACCTGCCTTATATGATCAGAGATTTCTCTGTGGGCTATTCCCACTCCTCAACGCTCCTTTTCAGCAAGCGTTTTAAATCCAAATCGCCGGAAGAGAAGGTGCTCGCTTTTGCTCCTAAATATGAGAATTCACTGAACACCATGGATACGGCACAATTCCGCCAGATCAGCGAAAACTCCGAATTTCTTTTTCCTCTCGTGGGGACCATCAAAGAGGTACAAAGCATTCATGAAACCGTTCCGTCGAAGGTTTTTATCAATGAACAGGCCACTGAAGCCAATTTTAAAAAGTATGCCGCCGATTACAATGTTCTGCATCTGGCCACGCATACGATCATGAAAGATGATGCGCCGCTATACTCCTTACTGGCTTTTACAAACGCGAAATCGGCCGACAGCACTGAAGATAACAGGCTCTATGCCTATGAGATCTACAATATGAAGCTGAACGCCCAGATGGCAGTGCTGAGTTCATGCAACAGTGGTTTTGGAAAAATGCAAAAGGGAGAAGGAATGATGAGCCTGGCCCGGGGGTTTATTTATGCCGGCTGCCCTTCCATTATCATGACGCTCTGGCAGGTGGCCGATAAATCGAGTTCGGAGCTGATGACTTCCTTTTATAAATACCTGAAAAGAGGAAAGAGCAAACAGGAAGCCATGCGGCATGCAAAAATCGATTACCTGGAGTTAGCTGACGATCTGACCTCCAATCCATATTTCTGGTCGGGATTTGTAGTACTGGGAGACGGAAGCCCCATTTACCGGAAATCCGGATTTGCCTACTGGATGATATTGATTACCCTCTTTGCCGGGGTACTGATCTTTCTTCAATACCGGAAATCCAGAGCCAGGCTGTAAAAGCCTCAGACACCAGCCAGCCCGGCTCCCCCTTCAATGATCCCGGGGCCTGGTTCCAGGGTAATTTTCTATTCGTCCTGCGACCGTTTTCCGGTTTTTTGAACATTTGATAATCAAAAGCGTTATTATATAGGAATAATTCTTATCTAAGATTTTTTATTATGAAATCAGGTGATCATCAGATCAATCAGAAGTTAAAGGATGCCGGGATGAGAGTTACCCCTCAGCGTTTTGCCATCCTGGAAGCTGTCTGCACCCTTGGCAACCATCCCACTGCCGACCAAATTATTGATTATATCCGGAGTTCCCATCCGGGTATTGCCACAGGTACGGTTTACAATGTACTGGATGTGATGGTGGAAAAGAAACTGGTGCGTCGTGTCAAAACAGATAAAGATGCCATGCGCTACGATGGAATCCTGAAAAAGCATCATCATATCTATTGCTCTGAAACGGACCGGATCGAAGATTATTTCGATGAAGAACTGAATCAGTTGCTCCAGGAATACTTCAGCAAAAAAAGTCTGCCTCATTTTAATATTGAGGATATCATTCTGCAGATCAAAGGAAATTTTAAGCATAATAAACAAGCAATTTGATTAATCTTTAAAAACAACAAGCACAATGGAAGAACAAGTAAAAGTGACAAGCATGCCCCGTATTGGCGACAAAGCGCCCGAGTTTAAGGCCAAAACCACTCAGGGCGACATTAATTACCCCTCCGATTATAAAGGAAGCTGGACCATCCTGTTCAGTCACCCCGCTGATTTTACCCCGGTTTGCACCACCGAATTTATGACCTTCGCTACGCTGGAGGAGAAGTTTGAAAAGGCCAATTGCAAACTGGTAGGGCTCTCCGTGGATGGTCTTTACAGCCATATTGCATGGCTCAGGAGGATCCAGGAAACCATGGAATTTAATGGAATGAAAAATGTGGAGGTGAAATTTCCCCTGATTGAGGATATCACCATGGATGTTGCCAGACTTTATGGCATGATCCAGCCCAATGAAGATACCACCAAGGCGGTCAGGGCTGTATTCTTTGTGGATCCCAAGGGGATCATCCGGGCAATCGTTTATTATCCGCTCAGCCTGGGACGTAATTTCGATGAGCTGTACCGGGCATTGATTGCCATGCAGACAGCCGATGCTTTTGATTGCGCCACACCGGCCGACTGGCGTCCGGGAGATGATGTGATCGTTCCCCCTGCCGGGTCCTGTGGAACTGCAGCAGATCGTATGGAAGGAAAAGAAGATGGAGTCGAGTGTGTCGATTGGTTCTTCTGCACCAGGAAGATCAGCGAAGAGACAGTACTGAAAAAAATCCTGAACAAGTAGTTTTTCACCTTTGTTCCAGCTTAATAAGAGGCCGTCTCAAAAGTCAATTTGAGACGGTTTCTTTTTTTTATGTATTGAGCCAGGGAGATAAGCCTCCAATGGTGCGCTGGCACAAATGTCCTTTTAAACACGGCTGCCCTCAGGGGCTTTGGCCT
This portion of the Bacteroidales bacterium genome encodes:
- a CDS encoding CHAT domain-containing protein — protein: MKQSPACHFLCMLLLASLFSFPGSAQERMEEDPQVAELIFDISNKAYDYFKININLDSAEIFYKKAIELAHSSNTYNIDYRVANNYISLASLYRDIYNNSTALTYLDEAEKILRQNDPNHRYFGTIYHNKGNIYKVQNDLYRTKEYYEYALDFLIRNGYQNSIDFTFVYSNYVELLFELEEYELAEEKLSMIDLKKLNINPVIEFRLHTTKASLYSLLNNYDLAQKHFEEALKIFKHPSTLKEHIRDVINYFYDVIGFHMLYEEYDLALEECDNAYIFIETLDPHAIKSKIIYQSDISYRSATIHYRLGNLEKALWIVNSSIEVLNTFLSRFSIEGSSNARSNELATGLPELHVLRSRILFEQFQRSRNFEDLLRSYEAYQKAIETLNYMKLAMSDEDSRLFATSQILEVYREAVYTGKMLYDLTGETSYLEQSFMFAETSKSFALYSEIKDVEAIQFADLPEEVRQKENRFMGEIQAYEELLYKEQIKSDPDSSLIEFFKETLFHLKDDYDYLKQDIEEKYANYYELKYNPRFVSLKDVQDKLSYRDALIEYVLSDTLLITYVVDRKGIHVFSQEIGPEFDTECLEYYALLNNQNFSGGVHDNYRRFVNLGSKFYKILIEPCLEYTDRENFTIVPDGAITYIPFEGLITRATDTEHINYMDLPYMIRDFSVGYSHSSTLLFSKRFKSKSPEEKVLAFAPKYENSLNTMDTAQFRQISENSEFLFPLVGTIKEVQSIHETVPSKVFINEQATEANFKKYAADYNVLHLATHTIMKDDAPLYSLLAFTNAKSADSTEDNRLYAYEIYNMKLNAQMAVLSSCNSGFGKMQKGEGMMSLARGFIYAGCPSIIMTLWQVADKSSSELMTSFYKYLKRGKSKQEAMRHAKIDYLELADDLTSNPYFWSGFVVLGDGSPIYRKSGFAYWMILITLFAGVLIFLQYRKSRARL
- a CDS encoding transcriptional repressor — protein: MKSGDHQINQKLKDAGMRVTPQRFAILEAVCTLGNHPTADQIIDYIRSSHPGIATGTVYNVLDVMVEKKLVRRVKTDKDAMRYDGILKKHHHIYCSETDRIEDYFDEELNQLLQEYFSKKSLPHFNIEDIILQIKGNFKHNKQAI
- a CDS encoding peroxiredoxin — protein: MEEQVKVTSMPRIGDKAPEFKAKTTQGDINYPSDYKGSWTILFSHPADFTPVCTTEFMTFATLEEKFEKANCKLVGLSVDGLYSHIAWLRRIQETMEFNGMKNVEVKFPLIEDITMDVARLYGMIQPNEDTTKAVRAVFFVDPKGIIRAIVYYPLSLGRNFDELYRALIAMQTADAFDCATPADWRPGDDVIVPPAGSCGTAADRMEGKEDGVECVDWFFCTRKISEETVLKKILNK